A part of Paenibacillus sp. IHBB 10380 genomic DNA contains:
- a CDS encoding HAD family hydrolase, producing MPILHAGIHRVSCEGILFDKDGTLFDFMTLWGGWADSVLQRMEEKLTLIGAEYTGDKQFILGTVHNETGKLYNYDTKGPLAMATTEETIGILAWQLYHAGVPWNEATMEASYICKSAMEDVKQRKPAHPMPGLLNFLLHCRDSSLKIGVVTSDDTSSAIEQLQWIGLKDFFQVIIGRDQVSQSKPHPEMVEKAGIILGLRPEQMVLIGDSNGDMQMAKNAGISLAIGITNRSDGEDYLLDADVLITSYDELQLK from the coding sequence TTGCCAATACTTCATGCAGGAATTCATCGAGTGTCTTGCGAAGGCATATTATTTGATAAAGACGGTACGTTGTTCGATTTTATGACTTTGTGGGGAGGTTGGGCAGATTCTGTATTGCAAAGAATGGAAGAAAAACTTACGCTAATCGGAGCTGAATACACAGGGGATAAACAATTCATACTTGGGACTGTACATAATGAGACAGGAAAGCTGTATAATTATGATACGAAAGGCCCTCTTGCTATGGCGACTACAGAGGAGACCATTGGGATATTAGCTTGGCAATTATACCACGCAGGAGTTCCATGGAATGAAGCTACTATGGAGGCATCGTATATTTGTAAAAGCGCTATGGAAGATGTTAAACAACGGAAACCAGCCCATCCCATGCCGGGATTACTAAATTTTTTGCTTCATTGCCGTGATTCCTCTTTGAAAATAGGGGTGGTCACATCTGATGACACTTCTTCTGCTATTGAGCAACTTCAATGGATTGGCTTGAAAGATTTCTTTCAAGTCATCATTGGCCGCGATCAAGTGAGCCAGAGTAAGCCGCATCCTGAAATGGTGGAGAAGGCAGGGATAATTCTTGGACTTCGACCAGAGCAAATGGTTCTTATTGGGGACAGTAACGGAGATATGCAGATGGCGAAGAACGCAGGGATAAGCTTGGCAATTGGGATTACTAATAGGAGCGACGGAGAAGATTACTTGCTTGATGCTGATGTGCTCATTACTAGCTATGATGAATTACAACTGAAATGA
- a CDS encoding NAD-dependent protein deacylase: MQKIETLASWIQESERIVFFGGAGTSTESGIPDFRSAAGLYQSEQHSPYPPEEMLSHHFFVERPEVFYDFYRTKMIHKDAKPNTCHHLLATLEQRGQLKSIITQNIDGLHQKAGSSRVLELHGSIHRNYCMGCAHFYDLDTIIESVDLVPRCTSCNSVIKPDVVLYEESLDQTILYEAMEAISSADLIIVGGTSLTVQPAAQLVSYYQGNRSVLLNIDATPYDHRADLHISHKIGEVMDQVSRILGQ; encoded by the coding sequence ATGCAAAAAATTGAAACCTTAGCTTCGTGGATTCAAGAAAGTGAGCGTATTGTTTTTTTTGGAGGAGCGGGAACTTCGACAGAGAGTGGGATTCCTGATTTTCGTTCAGCAGCAGGGTTGTATCAAAGTGAACAGCACTCACCGTACCCACCTGAGGAGATGCTAAGTCATCATTTTTTTGTAGAGCGTCCTGAGGTATTTTATGATTTCTACCGCACCAAAATGATTCATAAGGATGCTAAACCGAACACTTGCCATCATTTACTAGCTACTCTTGAGCAGCGGGGGCAGTTGAAAAGTATCATTACACAGAATATTGACGGGCTTCATCAAAAGGCTGGAAGTTCAAGGGTATTAGAATTACATGGTTCCATTCATCGCAATTATTGTATGGGATGCGCACATTTCTATGATTTGGACACCATTATTGAAAGTGTAGACTTAGTTCCTCGTTGTACCTCATGTAATTCAGTGATTAAGCCTGATGTGGTACTGTATGAAGAATCTTTAGATCAGACTATTCTTTATGAGGCTATGGAAGCGATCTCTAGCGCGGATTTGATTATTGTTGGTGGGACCTCGTTAACTGTGCAGCCAGCAGCGCAGCTAGTATCATATTATCAAGGAAATCGGTCTGTGCTACTGAACATCGATGCTACGCCTTATGATCATCGAGCAGACCTTCATATCTCACATAAAATTGGAGAAGTCATGGATCAAGTGAGTCGTATACTTGGACAATAA
- a CDS encoding glycosyltransferase: protein MVFITEQLAARFYRFGTHTYVQEGGQFVYPEEVSIGSNVFIRAHYWFNIISPGIGPSPKILIGDGCQCNLGLIISAVNHVELEANVLIGPNVYLSDTDHQYREVGIPIHSQGITTTTASIIIGEGAWVGANAVIVGNVTIGKGSVVSANSVVVRDVPDYCVVGGSPARLLKVYDPGSSEWVRVRDLEEANHLLNKRRDQPLLSICIPTYNRAEDLARCLESIYSQIGNTDLIEVRISDNASTDTTQEVVERYQASYTNLFYERNQDNIGADSNILHVLEQGKGKFIKIQGDDDFYVAGSLIPLLHILHTHKDCAVFHIDLLGEGGQVKVETGEGLASYLTASSIYASFISGTILRREDWGLLHDRTLFLDSSFNQIYWQYTLLEHNPKFCIIHSHMFTYAGNESTGYNFGRVFIDSYQRILQNFIGRGLTEQDIRTDKRRVLYDFILPQYARFTARGAGAMLERFEHYFTEYYQNEEYYEEALKQIRAILPNR, encoded by the coding sequence ATGGTCTTTATTACGGAACAACTCGCTGCCCGTTTCTATCGATTTGGAACCCATACATATGTACAGGAGGGTGGACAGTTTGTGTACCCCGAAGAAGTATCCATTGGAAGTAATGTATTTATCCGAGCGCACTATTGGTTCAACATCATCTCACCTGGCATAGGGCCCTCTCCCAAAATCTTGATTGGTGACGGTTGCCAATGTAATCTAGGCCTGATTATATCTGCCGTTAACCACGTAGAATTAGAAGCCAATGTGTTAATTGGCCCCAACGTGTATTTGTCTGATACCGACCATCAATACCGAGAGGTTGGTATTCCTATTCATTCACAGGGAATTACCACAACTACAGCTTCCATCATTATTGGAGAAGGCGCATGGGTGGGGGCTAATGCAGTTATTGTAGGAAATGTAACCATCGGCAAAGGTAGCGTTGTTTCAGCAAACAGTGTCGTTGTTCGCGATGTACCTGATTATTGTGTCGTTGGTGGTTCCCCTGCCCGTTTACTTAAAGTTTATGATCCTGGCTCAAGTGAATGGGTTCGGGTCCGAGATCTTGAAGAAGCCAATCACTTACTTAACAAACGACGCGATCAGCCCCTTCTATCCATCTGTATCCCGACCTATAATCGCGCAGAAGATCTAGCAAGATGCCTAGAGTCTATCTATTCTCAAATAGGAAATACGGATTTAATCGAAGTTCGTATTTCCGATAATGCTTCCACTGACACTACACAGGAAGTTGTGGAACGATATCAAGCTTCCTATACGAATTTATTCTATGAACGAAATCAGGACAATATCGGTGCAGATTCTAATATTCTACATGTACTAGAGCAAGGGAAGGGGAAATTCATTAAAATTCAAGGCGACGATGACTTCTATGTAGCAGGATCACTTATTCCTCTACTCCATATTCTTCACACCCATAAAGATTGCGCCGTCTTTCACATTGATCTGCTGGGAGAAGGTGGTCAAGTTAAAGTAGAGACCGGAGAAGGGTTAGCTTCCTATCTTACCGCGTCCTCTATTTATGCTTCATTCATCTCAGGTACTATTCTCCGCCGAGAGGATTGGGGATTATTGCATGATCGGACGCTGTTTCTTGATTCATCATTCAATCAAATCTATTGGCAGTACACTTTACTGGAGCATAATCCTAAATTCTGTATCATTCATAGCCATATGTTCACTTATGCTGGCAATGAGTCCACCGGCTACAACTTTGGGCGTGTATTCATTGACAGCTACCAACGCATCTTACAGAATTTCATTGGACGCGGTCTAACAGAACAGGATATCCGCACGGATAAGCGGCGCGTGTTATATGATTTTATATTACCGCAGTATGCACGGTTTACCGCAAGAGGAGCCGGCGCAATGCTAGAGCGGTTCGAGCATTACTTTACAGAGTACTATCAGAATGAGGAGTACTATGAGGAGGCGCTGAAGCAGATCAGAGCTATACTCCCTAACAGATAA